The Primulina tabacum isolate GXHZ01 chromosome 16, ASM2559414v2, whole genome shotgun sequence genome window below encodes:
- the LOC142528410 gene encoding uncharacterized protein LOC142528410, with protein MVNMEELMGQLEENPMEEEVNEAVGDGEDMAGRSPRNNRNPRGANQDENPPPPPRVNLSQEDMMAIATILRRNRVPTFDGNPDPEVSHNWLKNVESQLHLLEVPEELRVEVVTPFLEDRARKWWETVSPSLAEVEEITWQNFKRDFLKQYYPAEFRLQKLREFENFKQTPDMTVMEYTSRFNDLGTYVQTIMSDEMLKMHRFKKGLNSRIQSALAVFNPNSFADLMGAAMSAETDIKRREEENKNKRPMVNQPTQNGPKFKKPNYSGGPSQRSSGNTGNREGKWCDTCKQYHTGECYRKTGACFKCGQVGHQIKECPENKEKGAGPRKQNENKTNARVYAITQEEADNTNEVVAGTILLHDIPAYTLFDCGATYSFMSRRFAKKLKLEHNILNEPLRVATPASKTIETHKVYRNCKILSANKLLKWN; from the exons ATGGTCAACATGGAAGAACTCATGGGACAACTAGAAGAAAATCCGATGGAAGAAGAAGTTAACGAGGCCGTAGGAGACGGAGAA gATATGGCAGGCAGATCACCGCGTAATAATCGTAACCCTCGTGGCgccaaccaagatgaaaaccCACCACCACCTCCGAGAGTAAATCTCAGTCAAGAAGATATGATGGCGATAGCTACTATC CTCCGAAGAAATCGAGTTCCAACATTCGATGGGAACCCAGACCCAGAAGTcagccacaactggctcaaAAATGTCGAATCACAACTACACCTGCTTGAAGTGCCAGAAGAATTGAGAGTAgaggttgtaacaccgtttCTTGAAGACAGAGCGCGAaaatggtgggaaactgtgTCACCATCTCTAGCTGAAGTAGAAGAGATCACGTGGCAAAATTTTAAGAGGGATTTTTTGAAACAATACTACCCAGCCGAATTTCGTCTGCAGAAGTTAAGAGAATTTGAAAACTTCAAGCAGACCCCAGACATGACGGTAATGGAATACACTTCGAGATTCAATGATCTGGGAACCTATGTCCAAACGATCATGTCGGATGAAATGTTAAAAATGCATCGCTTTAAAAAAGGACTCAACAGTCGGATTCAGTCAGCATTGGCAGTATTCAATCCAAACAGTTTTGCGGATTTGATGGGCGCTGCAATGAGCgctgaaacagatatcaaacgTCGCGAGGAAGAgaacaagaacaaaagaccAATGGTTAATCAACCTACTCAGAATGGACCCAAgtttaagaaaccaaattattcaGGTGGGCCTTCCCAAAGAAGTTCTGGCAATACTGGCAACAGGGAAGGGAAGTGGTGCGACACCTGTAAGCAGTATCATACCGGGGAATGTTATCGGAAGACAGGTGCATGTTTTAAGTGTGGACAAGTGGGTCATCAAATTAAAGAATGTCCGGAAAATAAAGAAAAAGGGGCGGGACCCAGAAAGCAAAATGAGAACAAGACCAATGCTAGGGTATATGCAATCacccaagaggaagctgataacaccaaCGAGGTAGTAGCAGGTACTATACTACTCCATGACATACCTGCATAtactttgtttgattgtggtgctacttACTCGTTTatgtctagaagatttgctaagaagcttaaacttgaacataatatTCTTAATGAACCGTTAAGAGTAGCAACACCTGCcagcaaaacaattgaaacccacaaagtgtatcgaaactgtaaaatttTATCAGCAAACAAACTTTTGAAGTGGAATTGA